From Bradyrhizobium sp. NDS-1, the proteins below share one genomic window:
- a CDS encoding M20/M25/M40 family metallo-hydrolase: protein MPVDTQAATDRLMRFLAVEGVTGQEAAIGRELMDALKESGVPAKAIRLDDANTRIPVPTETGNLIVDLPGRGALHNQPRIMFMTHMDTVPLCAGAKPKKSGRKIVNEARTALGGDNRCGCGVLVTLAAELEKQKLDHPPITLLFCVREESGLYGARHVKLDELGSPVMAFNYDGGSASNVVIGAVGADRWTVEIFGRASHAGVAPERGISSTMIMALALAEVKAGGWFGKVVKGKGASARMGTSNVGPVTGGEGRPAGDATNVVTDYVHVRGESRSHDGKFFKEITKAYKAAFEKAAKKVTNAQGKSGKVKFKAETDYYPFRMKDSQPVIKRAVEAVSAVGGTPNVRTANGGLDANWMVRHGIPTVTFGAGQNEAHTVDEWINLDEYDRACALAVQLATMR from the coding sequence ATGCCTGTCGACACCCAAGCCGCCACCGACCGCCTCATGCGCTTCCTCGCCGTCGAGGGCGTCACCGGACAGGAGGCGGCCATCGGGCGGGAGCTCATGGACGCGCTGAAGGAGAGCGGCGTACCGGCGAAGGCGATCCGGCTCGACGATGCCAACACGCGCATTCCAGTGCCGACCGAGACCGGCAACCTCATCGTCGACCTGCCCGGCCGCGGCGCGCTGCACAACCAGCCGCGCATCATGTTCATGACCCACATGGACACCGTGCCGCTCTGCGCCGGTGCCAAGCCGAAGAAATCCGGACGCAAGATCGTCAACGAAGCCAGGACCGCGCTCGGCGGCGACAATCGCTGCGGCTGCGGCGTGCTGGTGACGCTGGCCGCAGAGCTCGAAAAGCAGAAGCTCGACCATCCGCCGATCACGCTGTTGTTCTGCGTGCGCGAGGAGAGCGGGCTCTATGGCGCGCGCCACGTCAAGCTCGACGAACTCGGCTCCCCCGTGATGGCGTTTAACTATGACGGCGGCTCTGCCTCCAACGTCGTCATCGGCGCGGTCGGCGCCGACCGCTGGACCGTCGAGATCTTCGGCCGCGCCTCGCATGCCGGCGTCGCGCCGGAGCGCGGCATCTCCTCGACCATGATCATGGCCCTCGCCCTTGCGGAAGTGAAAGCCGGCGGCTGGTTCGGCAAGGTGGTGAAGGGCAAGGGCGCGAGCGCGCGGATGGGCACCAGCAATGTCGGCCCGGTGACCGGCGGCGAGGGCCGCCCCGCGGGCGATGCCACCAATGTCGTCACCGACTACGTGCACGTGCGCGGCGAGAGCCGCAGCCATGACGGAAAGTTCTTCAAGGAGATCACGAAAGCCTACAAGGCCGCGTTCGAGAAGGCGGCCAAGAAGGTGACCAACGCGCAAGGCAAGTCCGGCAAGGTCAAGTTCAAGGCCGAGACCGACTATTATCCGTTCCGCATGAAGGACAGCCAGCCCGTGATCAAGCGCGCGGTCGAGGCCGTATCCGCGGTCGGCGGCACGCCGAACGTCCGCACCGCCAATGGCGGGCTGGATGCCAATTGGATGGTTCGTCACGGCATTCCGACCGTGACCTTCGGCGCCGGGCAGAACGAGGCGCACACGGTCGACGAATGGATCAATCTGGACGAATACGACCGCGCCTGCGCGCTGGCAGTGCAACTCGCGACGATGCGGTGA
- a CDS encoding mandelate racemase/muconate lactonizing enzyme family protein: MPRIATTDTGLYRIPLPITLSDSTHGDMTAFELITCRIRDADGAEGVGYTYTVGRNGGAVADILRREIPPLIEGREADDTEAIWHHVWWALHYGGRGGPVVLALSALDIALWDLKARRAGLPLYRLLGGFDAHVPCYAGGIDLDLSVDELLKQTDGNLAKGFRAIKMKVGRPELKVDVAKVSAMRQHLGDGFPLMADANMKWTVEEAIRAARAFGPYDLTWLEEPIIPDDVAGHARIMQEGGVPIAAGENLRSLWEFKNYIASGAVSYPEPDVTNCGGVSAFMKIARLAEAFNLPVTSHGAHDITVHLLAACPNRSYLEAHGFGLDKYIEHPLVLQDGKALAPDRPGHGISFDWGGLAKLA, translated from the coding sequence ATGCCGCGCATCGCAACGACCGATACCGGACTCTACCGGATCCCCCTCCCCATCACGCTCTCCGACTCCACGCATGGGGACATGACGGCGTTCGAGCTGATCACCTGCCGCATCCGCGATGCCGATGGCGCCGAGGGCGTCGGCTACACCTACACCGTGGGTCGCAACGGCGGCGCTGTCGCCGACATCCTCAGGCGTGAGATCCCGCCGCTGATCGAGGGCCGCGAGGCCGACGACACTGAAGCGATCTGGCATCACGTCTGGTGGGCACTCCATTATGGCGGCCGCGGCGGGCCGGTGGTGCTGGCGCTGTCCGCGCTCGACATCGCGCTGTGGGATCTGAAGGCGCGGCGCGCGGGCTTGCCGCTGTATCGCCTGCTCGGCGGTTTCGACGCGCACGTGCCGTGCTATGCCGGCGGCATCGACCTCGATCTCTCCGTCGATGAGCTGCTCAAGCAGACCGACGGCAATCTCGCCAAGGGATTTCGCGCGATCAAGATGAAGGTCGGCCGGCCCGAGCTGAAAGTCGACGTCGCGAAGGTCTCCGCAATGCGGCAGCATCTCGGCGACGGCTTTCCGCTGATGGCGGATGCCAACATGAAATGGACCGTCGAAGAGGCGATCCGTGCCGCCCGGGCCTTCGGTCCCTACGACCTCACCTGGCTCGAGGAGCCGATCATTCCCGATGACGTCGCAGGCCATGCGCGCATCATGCAGGAGGGCGGCGTGCCGATCGCGGCGGGCGAGAACCTGCGCTCGCTGTGGGAGTTCAAGAACTACATCGCCAGTGGCGCGGTGTCCTATCCCGAGCCCGACGTCACCAATTGCGGCGGCGTCAGCGCCTTCATGAAGATCGCGCGGCTGGCCGAGGCGTTCAACCTGCCCGTGACCAGCCACGGCGCGCACGACATCACCGTGCACCTGCTCGCGGCCTGCCCGAACCGCTCCTATCTGGAGGCGCACGGTTTCGGCCTGGACAAGTACATCGAGCACCCGCTGGTGCTTCAGGACGGCAAGGCGCTGGCGCCTGACAGGCCGGGCCACGGCATCAGTTTTGATTGGGGCGGACTTGCGAAGCTGGCATGA